The Anopheles gambiae chromosome 2, idAnoGambNW_F1_1, whole genome shotgun sequence genomic sequence TTAGATCGCACAATTATATCTGCATTCATAAACTTTTCTTTATTCGGCAAAAGATTGATCAATATATTTCTTAATCCTTTCCCATCTTAACATAAACACCGGTTTTGTTACATATCAGTTATAGAAATCTTAGAAGCACTTAGTAATTATCATCTATCAACACATTCCATAACAGCTTCCATCAGTCCTTCAACCGGCACCGATCGCACACAATGAATCCTTCAACTTGAACCGTATTAAAAACGTATCCAAATTTAACTGCCCTTACGCCGCACTACAAGCATTCTGGGTGTACAGTAATCGGAATCCTCGGTTAGCTACGTCCGGCGTTTCATTCCCATTGGTCACCGTGTACACGACGAACGGCCGGGCGCTTGCTGTTGGAGTGGACGGTACTGAAACGGTTAACATTTCGGCTTCGATCGTACCAACCCGCCACCCTGTCCCATACTTACACGTGACGCCCGGAAATCCAAGACCACAGAACCGATCCGCGGTCAGGCCGGTAGGGTTTGGTATAATGATGAAATCCGTCGAACAGGCCGCCCCGGTCGCACTCAGCATGGCCGAACCGAGCAGAGTTGGATCGATCACGATCGCATTGTCAGATAGCGTAAAGGCGTATCGATCGTTTGGAGGCTGTACACAAAAGATAGTCATAAAGATGGTAAAGCAGCACCTATTTTATACATAACCTTCCGGTCCACAAGTATCCTTACCAGAGAATAGCTAACAGAGCACTTTGCGGCGGCGGGTCGTATGCAGATCCCATAGTTTGTGTTCGCCAACTGTCGACTGCCCCGTGCACCGACCGTGTTGAGGGCCGGATTCTCACCGAGCCCATAGTTCAGACTGCTGATCTCACCCGTCTCATCGGTGTAGTACTGCAAACACCCATTCGGTGCCCGTTCCGCACTGGCACACGCAATCTGTGACAGTTCGATGTTCCACAGCCGATTGAACGACACGTCACCGTTGGTGGCAATGCGGAGCGAGATAGGGCTGCTGCCGGCAAAATTTAGGTACAGATGTTGGCCCGTATTTTCACCACAGATTGGTACTACGGCCGGGCTGCCACCCACGATCGTCAATCGATCAGTCGTGCACGAACCATCGCCCGTCGGCTGGGAAAGCGTTAGCGAACGGAAGTCGATACGAAGCTGACAAATACCGCTGGAAGGGTTAACGGTAAACGTGCAGCTGAAAGGTGGAAAAAAACCAACAGTTCTCTCTTGAGTAACATACACATCCAGGGCGTCTCAGAAGCTATATGACTTACGTGCCACCACCATTGTATGGGCCCGGGAAGCCTGAGTTTGTAAAGTATGTACTATTGAGGTTCGTAGAGCCCCCGCAGGATTTCGTATCTGCCAAAATGATGGTACATGACAGGGTAAAACATCACAAACCTTGCTGCTTCCTACCACTGcaatactcacacacacagcagacgGCCTGATTCGTGCGGGAACTGCACGAACCGGACGCTAGGCCACCGTTGTCCTTGCACTCGCCCGCAATCAGACAGGTTCCGGATAGGCCCGAGGGTGACGTGCACGGTACGTTCGCAATACGGCCAATCGTGTAGAAGGGAAAAACTGCAcccgaaaaaaacaagaacaaacaaacaaacccaaaaaaaccCCATCAAAACGAAGAATTGGAGTCGAATTTTTGAACGAGTAAAACATTGTATGTGAAATAGCTTTGTACGGCAGCTATCGAAGGCTCCTGTACGTTCTaaacgtgaaatatttcaactctTATCTGCCGGCACCGTAAAACAACCGCGTCCCGCCGGACTTTATGATGAACTTGTGGGTTATatcaatggaatggaatggaccTCGCTCTCACGCAGGATGATGGAAAACATTGGTACAAAAATACTAATAACTCAAAAAACGTTGTTTTTTCTACTATGTTTAGAACCATTCTGTGGTCTATTACAACTTTCCCCTTATCGTGACAGCGCCATGCGGCATGAAACATAATAAAGTCTAGTTATGAGAAAAGCtaaaaaatatgcaataaCCTTTGTTGTACTGTGCgttttatttgaattgaattttgtCCTAGAAATCCTCTTTTGAATTTGTATGCCATGATCATATCATTGAAAGCTGTTTCCAAGAAATGCATATTAACATTTCTGATGCACAGCACGCAAGCTTTATCGGGAAAATCAAATGAATTGAAAATGCTGCAATTTGAAATTCCAGTACTCACGTCACAACGACTTGTTTTGTACAGATTAATTCGTCAATTCATACACATCAAAGTCATTTTCACGAATCAAATCGAACCACAGCATGACAGTGACACCAACCAATCGTACCCAGGTTTTTATATCAAACAAGTTGACTACTTTGATGGTAAAAGCTTTATACAATTCATTAAAAGTGTATCAAACATTAGATTCAACGCACAAATCAATATTGAACTCATTATCTATTCTGAGATATTGCACATTGGTTGTTGattgaaattcattttaatgcattaattaatttccatCATTCAAAGTCCACGTGCCTCGTTTGTCTAGAGTTGACgtgtttttttcaattataaagcTCCACAGAACAAGCTTTTTTTGAATGGTTATGTTCAATTCAACCTTATTACTATCATTCAGCACCAAAGTCACGACGTAGCAAAATATCACACCTAACCGAGAAATTAAAAAGTGGCACACTACACTCCCTTGCCAAATTTCCTCTTTTCGGGCGCCACAGATTTTTGCACCGATTTGTGCCATTTTCCACTCCatcgcaccaccatcaccatcctcCACTTAACTCACATCTTCCACTGCGTTGCGCTCCCGCCTGCACCACATCCAGCTCGTTGCTCCCAATCACGCCCGTTACATTTGACCGTTGCTGTACGGCGCAACAGCTTCTGCTTACGTGCAGGACACCGAGACAGAAAACCACCAACCACACGTTCATCTTTGCACTGGCGTAAgcgtaaataattaaacacacacacacacgctgactGTAAGACTCAGAGGGCCGTTGCCTTGCAATGCGACAAGCGCCTACAGTTGGCTCCAATCCGAGCACGGTCCCACCAATCCAATCCGAGAACGATCACAAGACTGGTGGCCACACAATGTTGCCGTTCGATGCGCAGTGTCTTGGAGCTTCCGAGTCGTTCCGCTCCGGAAACGAACGAAGGCGCTAATTTCCACTCCCGTGTGCGTGTGAAACGTTTACGTTCAGGTCAGTTATCGCAGGGCAAGAGAGAAGTCTTACGAGTTACCTATACGAGTTCTTTCTACCTACGAAGCAATATGAAGACGTTAAGATCGCACCAATCGTTCCGTTTTCTTCCTCACATCGGCCAAGAGCAACGGTTTAGAATATGAATCGAGTACGGCGAAACGCATGATTGATGGACTTTCTTTTTTCACGCGTCCGAACGGAGAGTGAAAACACACATTCCCCCCGTCACGGGGAAGGTGTCTTGGCGTGTTTGCACGACCGATTAGCTAAACTGCCGACGGTGCTCTTGCGACGATTCCATCCATGAATGTGTGTCACTTGGACTCTAGATTTAGAGCAGCTCAAGTCATCACCAGTACCTGCATACGTCACACCATGACAACGTTGGTACTGGAGTGCATCTTGAACGGTTTCAATCGCTTATCTCGAACACCAGCAAATACACTAAGCTCATACCATAAAAAGCTTTCAGTTGATTATTCTCAAACATTTGTGCATGACAATCTCTTCCTTCACAATAGTCATGCGCCTTATCTTTACATCTTCCAGTCGATTGGACGCATCATTCTCAAAACCAGTCCTGATGTTCTTTCTACGCACTTTTCTATTCAATTATTGTCGTCTTCAACAATGGCGAGGACATTTTGCAAACgtatccgttttttttttttcaataaagaTAATTGATTTTAGATAACTGCTTCATGTTTTGCTGCCTTTTGCGTCACAAATATAGCTTTTCtatgctttattttattcgCCACAACGGTGTCCTAGAAGCCTCTTTTCTCAAAGTCATCATTTTGATACGTTTGCTGAATGGCTATGTAAACCAACAAAGAATCCATAAAAATAATCCCTCTATCCTCGAATATGACGTCTTGGGGAAGGTGAAAAGAAGTATATTTCGATTCGAGAACAACAGTAGCACACACGCAAATGTGTCAAGAAAAGGCCCCAATATGCGTTTAAATCATACTCCACACTGCCCACAACGGCCAACCGTATCGTCGgcggtttttatttatttattttttcttcagtaTCTACAGTGTTGTAGAACCAACACTGAACCACCGAGAGCACACGGCCAAAAAGGCATCAAATTTAGAAGTCAGCATAAACCAGCATccctaccactaccaccagtACTACGGCCACCTGCAGggagtttatttgttttgatcTCATACGCCATAAATACACTCTCACAATGGTGGTCTCATGAAATACACTTACCTTTCCTAGTTATGCCCTCCCATCACTGCCACTTGCCACTACCGGGAAATTCTcacccaaaacacacatacacacatgtgtatgtgtaccgAACCTGCACGCTTCCGTTTAAACGATATTATAAggcaaaagaaaacgaaaacggaAGGGACCTGGTACGGATCCTGCTAATCCACTTGATGGGATTCTATATTTCATGGACGGATTGGTGGTAGGGTTTTTATGGCATGCCTCGCGTTGCGTCGTCTGCACGGTGCCCTTCTTACTTGCGAGTAAACCCTacttcttctctctttcttcctgtGTAATGGGAGAAAGCTTGGTGCTTTTTTGGTGTGGCGCTGTTCGCCTTTACCACCATTACCGCTACACCACGGTAAACATCttaaaatgtttcaatgtGTTTTAAACGGGGTTTTACTGTTTATCTTACCCGTCTCATAAATATTGCAGGATGGAAATTTAGGTGTTAAACGGTTTCATCTTTTCGGGGAGTGAATTGGaaatgttctgtttttttttcgggataCACTTGATGCAACAGTGTAAAAACTTGCCACCAATCGATGTACTCAATGGTCTGCAGAGCTATATTTTACtgcaataaatttcaattttccattttactcaaaataaatcattttaaattacaCGAATAACATCCTTTAAAATGCGTTTAAGGACAGATAATGGTTTAAGTATGAACGTTTGATTCGAAAGGGTTTGCAAAGGGTATTTGAAAACAGAACCCATATCAATTGACATCCCTTAGAACCATATCAACTAGAACCATATCAATATCTGGATCCAAATCTAAGATCAATGGCGTAGTTTGGGCATAATTGGAACAATTTATGCTCAGAATGTCTTCAACATGAACGGACAAAATTGAGAACATTGTTCGTTTTGGAGATCCCATATCTCTAAAACTTTTTACTATTAGTCATTCAGCCTCGACATTTTCTTGGACCCTCACCTTAGGGAGACATTTATCTTAGGGAAACTGATACAATATGAAAGAGACAACAACTTATATGGATTTCATTGTATGGGCTTGGAATAGATACTCCGAGTGACTCCTATCAATCGAAAGCTTAGATTTGTGGTGTAATAGACTCACCTTCTTCAAAATCAGTCTTAGatcttattttctttttttgttggtctgAAGCACTTATACTGAACCCATAGCAAGCTTCCAAATAAACTTGAGTTAATACTGGTTCTGAAACTGATAACAACCCATACCGCTCTTGGAACTGTTCCAAAGCCCTGTTGATCCTGAAATAGATCCTGAACCCATACTAGTTTAGGAACTGATCATGTACCCATAATGATCCTGGAACTGAACTCATCCCTACATCAGTCTTGGAACTTATGCTAAGTTCATCTTGGAACTGGCCATGAAGCAATACAATTTCCTGAACTGATCCTAAATCTCCTAAAGCGATCCTGAATTGCTCaattattattcatttatGATGTCGGTCCAAGAACTGTACATAGACCGGTTTCAGTCGAAAATCAGTTTTTGAGACCGAAACAATATCTACTCTGATCCAGCAACCGATTCCGGTAGCATACTGGTCAACAATCCAAGCTCAATGGCAGTAAATTGAAAAActtcaaaaatgtaaatttcagAAATGTAATGCGCGTTACTTCATGCGACTATTTTCAAAACGAGTATAGTCCTTCCAAACTTCTTTAGAAAATTGTCATTAAATCGTTGTATTACCAATCCAGAATATGCATTGTACTTTCCACTGATCCTCAATCGTACCAAAACACGCCATCGGTATAAGACAGAACTGTTTGCAAAAACAACCAAAGGACAAGTTTTCCCTCACcctcgctctcactctctctctctctcagagAGCAACAGTGAAATGTTGCACGCAACACGAGGTGTGGCCCATCCATTTATCTGGCTCTGACCCACCCCTGTCTTACGCAGTCGAATGACAATTCCCAATCACCCTACCCTTTACCCTATCCAAACGGGGACCCGCCTC encodes the following:
- the LOC1270166 gene encoding uncharacterized protein LOC1270166 isoform X2 yields the protein MNVWLVVFCLGVLHVSRSCCAVQQRSNVTGVIGSNELDVVQAGAQRSGRFFPFYTIGRIANVPCTSPSGLSGTCLIAGECKDNGGLASGSCSSRTNQAVCCVYTKSCGGSTNLNSTYFTNSGFPGPYNGGGTCTFTVNPSSGICQLRIDFRSLTLSQPTGDGSCTTDRLTIVGGSPAVVPICGENTGQHLYLNFAGSSPISLRIATNGDVSFNRLWNIELSQIACASAERAPNGCLQYYTDETGEISSLNYGLGENPALNTVGARGSRQLANTNYGICIRPAAAKCSVSYSLPPNDRYAFTLSDNAIVIDPTLLGSAMLSATGAACSTDFIIIPNPTGLTADRFCGLGFPGVTSSARPFVVYTVTNGNETPDVANRGFRLLYTQNACSAA
- the LOC1270166 gene encoding uncharacterized protein LOC1270166 isoform X1, coding for MNVWLVVFCLGVLHVSRSCCAVQQRSNVTGVIGSNELDVVQAGAQRSGRFFPFYTIGRIANVPCTSPSGLSGTCLIAGECKDNGGLASGSCSSRTNQAVCCVYTKSCGGSTNLNSTYFTNSGFPGPYNGGGTCTFTVNPSSGICQLRIDFRSLTLSQPTGDGSCTTDRLTIVGGSPAVVPICGENTGQHLYLNFAGSSPISLRIATNGDVSFNRLWNIELSQIACASAERAPNGCLQYYTDETGEISSLNYGLGENPALNTVGARGSRQLANTNYGICIRPAAAKCSVSYSLPPNDRYAFTLSDNAIVIDPTLLGSAMLSATGAACSTDFIIIPNPTGLTADRFCGLGFPGVTLPSTPTASARPFVVYTVTNGNETPDVANRGFRLLYTQNACSAA